One Thermus sp. CCB_US3_UF1 DNA window includes the following coding sequences:
- a CDS encoding E3 binding domain-containing protein, whose product MAEPKITPLARRLAEENGIDWRRLQGTGPEGTIVERDILAFLAKVMAGEVDLPPMPEEPPPLLPEEELKRAQAALSREGVDLTELIPEGPKTPTLEVQVEETAELDLEPVLLEDLDLDLDLEEGKPSLAPEPLAEEWEEELLQTPPPPPEEVLESFLEDAPQGPATPLREDLLSEEELLAGLEEVEEQAPPSLLEEPLEAALEEPPPAQAVPQTSGLAAVASTPPPTQPLWVWRRRVALEALEAAQEAFQRVHGLPKTPLPFLLKAAERALAELELPYRPLLGQVTGEGVRGLRPAPSFLALFRQREGEAGEGLLCLAGEEEVHTGRPSLFLSPEGVLSASGLEGAVAKKLLERVALYLENPVLLLA is encoded by the coding sequence ATGGCCGAACCCAAGATCACGCCCCTGGCCCGGCGGCTGGCCGAGGAAAACGGCATAGACTGGCGCAGGCTCCAGGGCACAGGCCCCGAGGGCACCATCGTGGAGCGGGATATCCTGGCCTTTCTGGCCAAGGTGATGGCCGGGGAGGTGGACCTTCCCCCCATGCCCGAGGAGCCCCCTCCCCTGCTGCCGGAGGAGGAGCTCAAGCGGGCCCAGGCCGCCCTGAGCCGCGAAGGGGTGGACCTGACCGAGCTGATCCCCGAAGGCCCCAAGACCCCCACCCTCGAGGTCCAGGTGGAGGAGACCGCGGAGCTGGACCTGGAGCCGGTCCTCCTGGAGGATCTGGATCTGGACCTGGACCTGGAGGAGGGAAAGCCCTCCCTGGCCCCCGAGCCCCTGGCCGAGGAGTGGGAAGAGGAGCTCCTGCAAACACCCCCACCCCCCCCGGAGGAGGTTCTGGAAAGCTTCCTGGAGGACGCCCCCCAAGGCCCGGCAACCCCCCTTCGGGAGGACCTCCTGTCCGAGGAGGAGCTCCTGGCAGGCCTGGAGGAGGTAGAGGAGCAGGCCCCCCCGAGCCTCCTGGAAGAGCCCCTGGAGGCCGCCCTGGAAGAGCCTCCCCCGGCCCAGGCCGTGCCCCAGACTTCTGGCCTGGCAGCGGTGGCCTCCACCCCTCCCCCCACCCAGCCCCTTTGGGTCTGGCGCCGGCGGGTGGCCCTGGAGGCCCTGGAGGCCGCCCAGGAGGCCTTCCAACGGGTCCATGGCCTCCCCAAGACCCCCCTGCCCTTCCTCCTCAAGGCGGCGGAGCGGGCCTTGGCGGAGCTGGAACTCCCCTACCGGCCCCTTCTGGGCCAGGTGACGGGGGAAGGGGTACGGGGCCTGAGGCCGGCCCCCAGCTTCCTGGCCCTTTTCCGGCAGCGGGAGGGGGAGGCGGGGGAGGGCCTCCTCTGCCTAGCCGGGGAGGAGGAGGTCCACACCGGCCGCCCCAGCCTCTTCCTTTCCCCAGAGGGGGTGCTTTCTGCCTCGGGGCTGGAAGGGGCTGTGGCGAAGAAGCTCCTGGAGCGGGTGGCCCTGTACCTGGAAAACCCCGTCCTGCTCCTGGCCTAG
- a CDS encoding ABC transporter ATP-binding protein: protein MEALRLEGIGKRYGRKPILEGVSLSVRPGEVYALAGPNGSGKTTLIRLVTGLAFPSQGRALLLGEDVHKTPSARRHLGAVVEAPAAFYPYLTGRENLRMHAYLAGVKEEGRLAEVLARLRLLAVADQKVGGYSLGQRQRLGLAAAILHRPKVLVLDEPTSGLDPEGVELVHGLLKEQAQEGVAVLLSTHHLQEVARYAHRVGILGGGRLLDEVALSGREAYRLEAEPLEGALALLKTLPQVAAVRLQGGAILFEGSPEGVLQALLREGYRVRALHPQRFDLMAYYQERVKHA, encoded by the coding sequence ATGGAAGCCCTGAGGCTAGAGGGCATCGGCAAGCGCTACGGCCGCAAGCCCATCCTGGAAGGGGTGAGCCTCTCCGTGCGCCCGGGGGAGGTCTACGCCCTGGCCGGGCCCAACGGTTCGGGGAAGACCACCCTGATCCGGCTCGTCACCGGCCTGGCCTTTCCCAGCCAGGGACGGGCCCTCCTCCTGGGGGAGGACGTGCACAAGACCCCCAGCGCCAGGCGCCACCTGGGGGCGGTGGTGGAGGCCCCAGCCGCCTTCTACCCCTACCTGACGGGGCGGGAAAACCTAAGGATGCACGCCTACCTGGCCGGGGTGAAGGAGGAGGGGCGGTTGGCCGAGGTCCTGGCCCGGCTCCGGCTCCTGGCCGTGGCCGACCAGAAGGTGGGGGGCTACTCCCTAGGGCAGAGGCAGCGCCTGGGCCTGGCGGCGGCCATCCTGCACCGGCCCAAGGTCCTGGTCCTGGACGAGCCCACCAGCGGCCTGGACCCCGAGGGGGTGGAGCTGGTCCATGGCCTTCTCAAGGAGCAGGCCCAGGAAGGGGTGGCGGTCCTCCTTTCCACCCACCACCTGCAGGAGGTGGCCCGGTACGCCCACCGGGTGGGCATCCTGGGGGGTGGGCGCCTCCTGGACGAGGTGGCCTTAAGCGGGCGGGAAGCCTACCGCCTCGAGGCCGAACCCCTAGAAGGGGCCCTGGCTCTCCTCAAGACCCTACCCCAGGTGGCCGCGGTGCGGCTCCAGGGCGGGGCCATCCTCTTTGAGGGCAGCCCCGAAGGGGTGCTCCAGGCCCTGTTGCGGGAGGGGTATAGGGTGCGGGCCCTGCACCCCCAGCGGTTTGATCTCATGGCCTACTACCAGGAACGGGTGAAACATGCTTAG
- a CDS encoding ABC transporter permease: MLRLWRFEVYKLFRLRSVALGLLAAFLLPFLWALAPGLKEVYGLVLASGWQVVSLSLLAGMEFLFPFLVVMAASESLGSEVAQGTLKSLLLRPLPRTGLLLAKLLAILLYPFVLLATSFLGGLLAGLPHGLGPFFGGTGLGEGGFAGVGLLGPGQALAELLRAHLLAGAVLLPLAALALLYGTLFLSTTASALAAVATLLLMRLLVAFPALTPFLLTTYLDLHLRPGAAGLGLSLLLIYTLGFAFLAALVFERKDL; this comes from the coding sequence ATGCTTAGGCTTTGGCGCTTTGAGGTGTACAAGCTCTTCCGGCTGCGCTCGGTGGCCCTGGGGCTCCTGGCCGCCTTCCTCCTGCCCTTCCTTTGGGCGTTGGCCCCTGGGCTTAAGGAGGTCTACGGCCTGGTCCTGGCCTCGGGCTGGCAGGTGGTTTCCCTAAGCCTCCTGGCGGGGATGGAGTTTCTCTTCCCCTTCCTGGTGGTCATGGCCGCCAGCGAGTCCTTGGGAAGCGAGGTGGCCCAGGGAACCTTGAAAAGCCTCCTCCTCCGCCCCCTGCCCCGGACGGGCCTCCTCCTGGCCAAGCTGCTGGCCATCCTCCTCTACCCCTTTGTCCTCCTGGCCACCAGCTTTCTCGGCGGCCTCCTGGCGGGCCTTCCCCACGGCCTGGGCCCCTTCTTCGGCGGCACCGGCCTGGGAGAGGGAGGGTTTGCCGGGGTGGGGCTCCTGGGGCCCGGGCAGGCCCTGGCCGAACTCCTTAGGGCCCACCTCCTGGCGGGGGCGGTCCTCCTCCCCTTGGCCGCCCTGGCCCTCCTCTACGGCACCCTTTTCCTCTCCACCACGGCCAGCGCCCTGGCCGCCGTGGCCACCCTGCTCCTCATGCGCCTCCTGGTGGCCTTCCCCGCCCTCACCCCCTTCCTCCTCACCACCTACCTGGACCTCCACCTGAGGCCCGGGGCGGCGGGGCTGGGCCTTTCCCTCCTCCTCATCTACACCCTGGGCTTTGCCTTCCTGGCGGCCTTGGTGTTTGAGCGCAAGGACCTTTAG
- the uvrB gene encoding excinuclease ABC subunit UvrB has protein sequence MPFRYLGPPPKGDQPKAIRELVEALRDGERFLTLLGATGTGKTVTMAKVIEALGRPALVLAPNKILAAQLAAEFRELFPENAVEYFISYYDYYQPEAYVPGKDLYIEKDASINPEIERLRHSTTRSLLTRRDVIVVASVSAIYGLGDPREYRARNLVVERGAFYPREALLERLLELGYERNDIDLSPGRFRAKGEVLEIFPAYDTEPIRVELFGDEVERILQVHPVTGERLRELPGFVLFPATHYLSPEGLQGILEEIRKELEERVRYFEALGEVLYAQRLKERTLYDLEMLRVMGTCPGVENYARYFTGKAPGEPPYTLLDYFPEDFLVFLDESHVTVPQLQGMYRGDYARKKTLVDYGFRLPSALDNRPLRFEEFLERVSQVVFVSATPGPFELAHSGRMVEQIIRPTGLLDPLVVVKPTENQILDLMEGIRERAARGERTLVTVLTVRMAEELTSFLVEHGIRARYLHHELDAFERQALVRDLRLGHYDCLVGINLLREGLDLPEVSLVAILDADKTGFLRSERSLIQTIGRAARNARGEVWLYADQVSEAMERAIRETHRRRALQEAYNREHGITPETVRKEVRPLIRPEGYAEAVGAEVPEEDLKERIGELELLMWQAAEALDFERAARLRDELRALEARLQGLKAPETLPGSRRKRRR, from the coding sequence ATGCCCTTCCGCTACCTAGGCCCCCCCCCCAAGGGGGACCAGCCCAAGGCCATCCGGGAGCTGGTGGAGGCCCTTAGGGACGGGGAGCGCTTCCTCACCCTCCTGGGGGCCACGGGCACGGGGAAGACGGTGACCATGGCCAAGGTCATCGAGGCCCTGGGCCGGCCGGCCTTGGTCCTCGCCCCCAACAAGATCCTGGCCGCCCAGCTGGCGGCGGAGTTCCGGGAGCTTTTCCCGGAAAACGCCGTGGAGTACTTCATCAGCTACTACGACTACTACCAGCCCGAGGCCTACGTGCCGGGGAAGGACCTTTACATCGAGAAGGATGCCTCCATCAACCCCGAGATCGAGCGCCTGCGCCACTCCACCACCCGGAGCCTCCTCACCCGGCGGGATGTGATCGTGGTGGCCTCGGTCTCGGCCATCTACGGCCTGGGGGACCCGCGGGAGTACCGGGCGCGCAACCTGGTGGTGGAACGGGGGGCCTTCTACCCCCGGGAGGCCCTTTTGGAGAGGCTTCTGGAGCTGGGCTACGAGCGGAACGATATAGACCTTTCCCCAGGCCGCTTCCGGGCCAAGGGGGAGGTGCTGGAGATCTTCCCCGCCTACGATACCGAGCCCATCCGGGTGGAGCTTTTTGGCGACGAGGTGGAGCGCATCCTCCAGGTCCACCCCGTCACGGGGGAGAGGCTTCGCGAGCTTCCCGGCTTCGTCCTCTTCCCCGCCACCCACTACCTTTCCCCGGAAGGCTTGCAGGGGATCCTGGAGGAGATCCGGAAGGAACTGGAGGAAAGGGTGCGCTACTTTGAGGCCCTGGGGGAGGTCCTCTACGCCCAGCGCCTCAAGGAGCGCACCCTTTACGACCTGGAGATGCTTAGGGTCATGGGCACCTGCCCGGGGGTGGAGAACTACGCCCGCTACTTCACGGGCAAGGCCCCGGGGGAGCCCCCTTACACCCTGTTGGACTACTTTCCCGAGGACTTCCTGGTCTTCCTGGACGAGTCCCACGTGACCGTGCCCCAGCTCCAGGGCATGTACCGGGGGGACTATGCGCGCAAGAAGACCCTGGTGGACTACGGCTTCCGCCTGCCCTCGGCCCTGGACAACCGCCCCTTGCGCTTTGAGGAGTTCCTGGAGCGGGTCTCCCAGGTGGTCTTCGTCTCCGCCACCCCGGGGCCCTTTGAGCTGGCCCATTCGGGCAGGATGGTGGAGCAGATCATCCGCCCCACGGGCCTCCTGGACCCCTTGGTGGTGGTGAAGCCCACGGAGAACCAGATCCTGGACCTCATGGAGGGGATTAGGGAAAGGGCGGCCCGGGGCGAGCGCACCCTGGTCACGGTGCTCACGGTGCGCATGGCCGAGGAGCTTACGAGCTTCCTGGTGGAGCACGGGATCCGCGCCCGCTACCTCCACCATGAGCTGGACGCCTTTGAGCGCCAGGCCCTGGTGCGGGACCTGCGGCTTGGCCACTACGACTGCCTGGTGGGGATCAACCTCCTGCGGGAGGGGCTAGACCTCCCTGAGGTTTCCCTGGTGGCCATCCTGGATGCGGACAAGACGGGCTTTTTGAGGAGCGAGCGGAGCCTCATCCAGACCATCGGCCGGGCGGCGCGGAACGCCAGGGGGGAGGTTTGGCTCTACGCGGACCAGGTTTCCGAGGCCATGGAGCGAGCCATCCGGGAAACCCACCGCCGGCGGGCCCTCCAGGAGGCCTACAACCGGGAGCACGGCATCACCCCTGAGACCGTGCGCAAGGAGGTGCGCCCCCTCATCCGCCCCGAGGGGTACGCCGAGGCGGTGGGGGCCGAGGTGCCGGAGGAGGACCTCAAGGAGCGGATTGGGGAGCTGGAGCTCCTCATGTGGCAGGCGGCGGAGGCCCTGGACTTTGAGCGGGCGGCCCGGCTGCGGGATGAGCTAAGGGCCCTCGAGGCCCGCCTCCAAGGCCTAAAGGCCCCGGAGACCCTGCCCGGAAGCCGCCGCAAGCGGCGGCGCTAG
- a CDS encoding aminopeptidase, whose protein sequence is MEARFAQLLADYCLEVLPGETVLVEAETPALPLLRPLKRVLLERGAYPLLRLAYPGEAQDFLRHGGRWLEEIPEVEWALYERADKFLRILSAENPLEGASLDPEPSLRHQRAWRPLFEVRLRKRWTLTLYPTVGYAVGAGMGTEEFRAYVAQALFLDREDPVAAWRALARFQEALIARLSRARELRILAPGTDLRLSVAGRTWINSDGRRNMPSGEVFTGPLEESAQGEVRFNLPAFVGGRRVEGVYLRFQEGKVVEARAEVGEAYLRQALETDEGARRLGEVGIGTNFGLTRPTGLILLDEKMGGTVHLALGRSYPETGGKNQSALHWDLVLSLEEGRLLLDGEPLWQGGRFLGLPELP, encoded by the coding sequence GTGGAAGCGCGCTTTGCTCAACTCCTGGCCGACTACTGCTTGGAAGTTCTCCCGGGAGAAACGGTGTTGGTGGAGGCGGAAACCCCAGCCCTGCCCCTCCTTCGGCCCTTGAAGCGGGTCCTCCTGGAGCGGGGTGCCTACCCCCTTTTGCGGCTGGCCTACCCTGGGGAGGCCCAGGACTTCCTGCGCCACGGCGGGCGCTGGCTGGAGGAGATCCCGGAGGTGGAATGGGCCCTTTACGAGAGGGCGGACAAGTTCTTGCGCATCCTCTCGGCGGAGAACCCTCTAGAGGGCGCTTCCTTGGACCCGGAACCCTCCTTGAGGCACCAGCGGGCCTGGCGTCCCCTTTTTGAGGTTCGCCTGCGGAAGCGCTGGACCCTCACCCTCTACCCCACGGTGGGCTACGCCGTGGGGGCGGGGATGGGCACGGAGGAGTTCCGCGCCTATGTGGCCCAGGCCCTCTTTCTGGACCGGGAGGACCCCGTGGCCGCCTGGCGGGCCCTGGCCCGCTTCCAGGAAGCCTTGATCGCCAGGCTTTCCCGGGCCCGGGAGCTCAGGATCCTGGCCCCGGGTACGGACCTCCGCCTTTCCGTGGCCGGGAGGACCTGGATCAACTCCGACGGGCGGCGCAACATGCCCTCGGGGGAGGTGTTCACGGGGCCCCTGGAGGAGAGCGCCCAAGGGGAGGTCCGCTTCAACCTTCCCGCCTTCGTGGGGGGCAGACGGGTGGAAGGGGTGTACCTCCGCTTCCAGGAGGGGAAGGTGGTGGAGGCCCGGGCTGAGGTAGGGGAGGCCTACCTGCGCCAGGCCCTGGAAACCGACGAGGGGGCCCGTAGGCTGGGGGAGGTGGGCATCGGCACCAACTTCGGCCTCACCCGCCCCACGGGCCTGATCCTTTTGGACGAGAAGATGGGGGGCACGGTCCACCTGGCCCTGGGCCGGAGCTACCCGGAAACCGGGGGCAAAAACCAGAGCGCCCTCCACTGGGACCTGGTGCTTTCCCTGGAGGAGGGCAGGCTTCTCTTGGACGGGGAGCCCCTTTGGCAAGGGGGGCGGTTCCTGGGTCTTCCCGAACTGCCCTAA
- a CDS encoding CaiB/BaiF CoA-transferase family protein produces MKPLAGLKVLDLSRVLAGPLCTMILADLGAEVVKVEPPWGDETRGWGPPFVAGESAYFLSVNRGKKSLALDLKAKEGQEAVRRLAARADVLVENFKTGDLARFGLDYGSLKALNPRLVYLSLTGFGQTGPRAKEPGYDAALQGYTGIMSVTGEPHGPPMKVGVAWIDVMTGMMGAVAVLAALWERERSGLGQHVDLSLFDVGLFALVNLGESYLLTGRPPARLGNAHAQIVPYGAFPAADGWLVLAVGNDEQFARLCGALGLGELVERFPTNASRVEHREAVVEALSQVLRTRPRAYWLEKFQGIGVPAAPVNDLKEAFQDPQAQAREAVWTLPHPLLGSLPTLANPLRFLSRTPASPSLPPPLLGEHTEEVLLEAGFTPEEVRALVEKGVARRR; encoded by the coding sequence ATGAAGCCCCTCGCTGGCCTCAAGGTCCTGGACCTTTCCCGGGTGCTGGCCGGGCCCCTCTGCACCATGATCCTGGCCGACCTGGGGGCGGAGGTGGTCAAGGTGGAACCCCCCTGGGGGGACGAGACCCGGGGCTGGGGACCGCCCTTTGTGGCAGGGGAAAGCGCCTACTTCCTCTCGGTGAACCGGGGCAAAAAGAGCCTGGCCCTGGACCTCAAGGCCAAAGAGGGCCAGGAGGCGGTGCGGCGGCTGGCGGCGAGGGCCGACGTTCTGGTGGAGAACTTCAAGACCGGGGACCTGGCCCGCTTCGGCCTGGACTACGGGAGCCTGAAGGCCCTCAACCCCCGCCTGGTCTACCTTTCCCTCACCGGCTTTGGCCAGACCGGCCCCCGGGCCAAGGAACCCGGTTACGACGCCGCCCTGCAGGGCTATACCGGGATCATGTCCGTCACCGGGGAGCCCCATGGCCCCCCCATGAAGGTGGGGGTGGCCTGGATCGACGTGATGACGGGGATGATGGGGGCGGTGGCGGTCCTGGCAGCCCTCTGGGAGCGGGAGCGGAGCGGACTTGGCCAGCACGTGGACCTCTCCCTCTTTGACGTGGGCCTCTTCGCCCTGGTGAACCTGGGGGAAAGCTACCTGCTCACGGGAAGGCCCCCTGCCAGGCTGGGGAACGCCCACGCCCAGATCGTGCCCTACGGGGCCTTCCCCGCCGCGGACGGGTGGCTGGTGCTGGCGGTGGGCAACGACGAGCAGTTCGCCCGGCTTTGCGGGGCCTTGGGGCTAGGGGAGCTGGTCGAGCGCTTTCCCACCAACGCCAGCCGGGTGGAACACCGGGAAGCCGTGGTGGAGGCCCTGTCCCAGGTCCTCCGGACCCGCCCCCGGGCCTACTGGCTGGAGAAGTTTCAGGGCATAGGCGTACCCGCCGCCCCGGTGAACGACCTAAAGGAGGCCTTCCAAGACCCCCAGGCCCAGGCCCGGGAGGCGGTCTGGACCCTACCCCATCCCCTCCTGGGGAGCCTCCCCACCCTGGCCAACCCCTTGCGCTTCCTCTCTCGCACCCCCGCCTCCCCCTCCCTGCCTCCGCCCCTCCTGGGGGAGCACACGGAGGAGGTCCTCCTCGAGGCCGGCTTCACCCCGGAGGAGGTGCGGGCCCTTGTGGAAAAGGGGGTGGCGCGCAGGCGCTAA
- a CDS encoding S-layer homology domain-containing protein, with translation MKKKLVMLLAGLLTVLSMGFGLAQFSDVPAGHWAKEAVEALAAKGIIVGFPDGTFRGNEGLTRYQAALIIYRLLQQIQEELKAKGESPTMEALSAEELEALKNAVQELAAELAALGVRVSALEDSAATKEDIARLEALIAELKAQPAPEPGMDAAALQDLADRVEAASIAADTALAQAQQLAEQLDALAQDVEGVKGDLAVLSSLVEGNTQAIQALNELAVLLNQDVLTLQDRATALEKGLADLRAQFQAIDFEEFATREDVAAVQEFVAALRSDLVNLADKVSRLEGTVGKLQTDLNGVSGRVSTLERNRLTISGSLGLRYEARDGNFNLNGGSDYDVDRLIPGTILSTGDADNDGNVVEQADLTAPFPKAPVSGATNAELSLRLQTGTLDARSSGGANAYPGLVQFSIRGSWTNPSSGAAASTFNLVVDRVSTTLRVAEDQPLTFVFGRSVNTKFTEYVMDNESNSLGHGFVATLRGLPLGGTLTAAYGERNPVTADFDYFKALRLALSPLQGLSFGLSYAQHDVAFEEVAGADGSLDLGFAKLSGEYFRYGANIFSATYKEGAYLRAELGPVKANVRGFDAGAAPDPAGLSLDNDNPFRWGQRGFTVEAGLPILGLNLGLLYNAQMDTAFGTPSASAFRASADLGLPAGFKLSARGTLASNTAGEWFPSTYNFTGVPGPASATDYATAIVATLSHDGKAKDAFIQGLNLTLSYTNRTLLGGANDGLAAFGDFGGLALGPISVDRVVFRYNDSNLQNAAAGQTLKGGIRGGINLAGLPLNPSLTGELAYRESQTNISELKYGFGVRFGQFLFDKSVLEVKAAQYTAQGLALYNAADADNAFNAAVDQLYTTATQAGTRTLSGLYVTWNYWDLAFIYGVFKDQELGNLLSEVFNRNLTGNFGSVFRIQYTVNF, from the coding sequence ATGAAGAAAAAGCTAGTCATGCTGTTGGCCGGGCTCTTGACCGTGCTCTCCATGGGCTTCGGTCTGGCCCAGTTCTCTGACGTGCCCGCCGGGCACTGGGCCAAGGAGGCCGTGGAGGCCCTGGCGGCCAAGGGTATTATTGTGGGTTTCCCGGATGGTACGTTCCGGGGTAACGAGGGGCTCACCCGCTACCAGGCCGCCCTCATCATCTACCGCCTCCTGCAGCAGATCCAGGAGGAGCTGAAGGCCAAGGGCGAGTCCCCCACCATGGAGGCCCTCTCCGCCGAGGAGCTTGAAGCCCTGAAGAACGCCGTGCAGGAGCTGGCTGCGGAGCTGGCTGCCCTGGGCGTGCGGGTCTCGGCCCTGGAGGACAGCGCCGCCACCAAGGAGGACATCGCCCGCCTCGAGGCCCTGATCGCCGAGCTCAAGGCCCAGCCGGCCCCTGAGCCCGGCATGGACGCCGCCGCCCTCCAAGACCTGGCCGACCGGGTGGAGGCCGCCTCCATCGCCGCCGACACCGCCTTGGCCCAGGCCCAGCAGCTGGCGGAGCAGCTGGATGCCCTGGCCCAGGACGTGGAGGGGGTGAAGGGGGACCTGGCGGTGCTCTCCAGCCTGGTGGAGGGGAACACCCAGGCCATCCAGGCCCTGAACGAGCTGGCCGTCCTCCTCAACCAGGATGTCCTCACCTTGCAGGACCGGGCCACGGCCTTGGAGAAGGGGCTAGCGGACCTGCGGGCCCAGTTCCAGGCCATTGACTTTGAGGAGTTCGCCACCCGGGAGGACGTGGCCGCGGTGCAGGAGTTCGTGGCCGCCCTGCGCTCCGACCTGGTCAACCTGGCCGATAAGGTGTCCAGGCTCGAGGGCACCGTTGGCAAGCTCCAGACCGACCTGAATGGGGTCTCTGGCCGGGTTTCCACCCTGGAGCGGAACCGCCTCACCATCAGCGGGAGCTTGGGCCTGCGCTATGAGGCTAGGGACGGCAACTTCAACCTCAACGGGGGCAGCGACTACGATGTTGACCGCTTGATCCCGGGAACCATCCTCAGCACTGGCGACGCCGATAATGACGGAAACGTGGTCGAACAGGCAGACCTAACGGCTCCCTTCCCCAAGGCGCCTGTTTCTGGTGCTACGAATGCTGAACTGAGCCTCAGGCTCCAGACAGGGACCCTAGATGCCCGCTCCTCTGGTGGGGCTAATGCCTACCCAGGCCTGGTGCAGTTCAGCATTAGGGGTAGCTGGACCAACCCCTCTTCTGGTGCTGCTGCTTCCACATTCAACCTAGTGGTGGATAGGGTTTCCACCACCCTGAGGGTTGCGGAAGACCAGCCTCTGACCTTCGTCTTCGGCCGTTCGGTGAACACCAAGTTCACCGAGTACGTGATGGATAACGAGTCCAACAGCCTCGGCCACGGCTTCGTGGCCACCCTGAGGGGCCTGCCCCTGGGAGGTACCCTTACCGCGGCTTACGGCGAGAGGAATCCCGTTACGGCGGACTTCGATTACTTCAAGGCCCTCCGGCTGGCCCTTTCTCCCCTGCAAGGCCTCTCCTTCGGGCTTTCTTACGCCCAGCATGACGTAGCCTTTGAGGAAGTGGCCGGGGCGGATGGTAGCCTGGACCTTGGCTTTGCCAAGCTCTCCGGCGAGTACTTCCGCTACGGGGCTAACATCTTCTCCGCTACATATAAGGAAGGGGCTTACCTGCGGGCGGAGCTGGGTCCGGTTAAGGCCAACGTCCGGGGCTTTGATGCTGGGGCAGCACCAGACCCCGCCGGGCTTAGCTTGGACAATGATAACCCCTTCCGCTGGGGCCAGCGCGGCTTCACCGTGGAGGCTGGGCTCCCCATCCTGGGCCTCAACCTGGGCTTACTCTACAACGCTCAGATGGACACCGCTTTCGGTACCCCCAGCGCCAGCGCCTTCCGGGCTAGCGCCGACCTGGGTCTGCCCGCTGGCTTCAAGCTGAGCGCCCGGGGGACCTTGGCCAGCAACACCGCTGGCGAATGGTTCCCCAGCACCTACAACTTCACCGGTGTTCCTGGCCCTGCCTCCGCCACCGACTACGCCACGGCCATCGTGGCTACCCTGAGCCACGACGGCAAGGCCAAGGACGCCTTCATCCAGGGCCTCAATTTGACCCTCTCCTACACCAACCGCACCCTGTTGGGCGGGGCCAACGACGGCCTTGCCGCCTTCGGGGACTTTGGCGGCTTGGCCCTTGGTCCCATCAGCGTGGACAGGGTGGTCTTCCGCTACAACGACTCCAACCTCCAGAACGCTGCGGCTGGCCAGACCCTCAAGGGTGGCATCCGGGGCGGCATCAACCTGGCTGGCCTGCCCTTGAACCCCAGCCTCACCGGTGAGCTTGCTTACAGGGAAAGCCAGACCAATATCAGCGAGCTCAAGTACGGCTTCGGGGTAAGGTTTGGCCAGTTCCTCTTTGACAAGAGCGTGCTGGAGGTCAAGGCGGCCCAGTACACTGCCCAAGGCTTGGCCCTCTACAACGCGGCCGATGCGGACAACGCCTTCAACGCAGCTGTGGACCAGCTCTACACCACCGCGACTCAGGCGGGGACCAGGACCCTCTCCGGCCTCTACGTGACCTGGAACTACTGGGACCTCGCCTTCATCTACGGGGTCTTCAAGGACCAGGAGCTGGGCAACCTCCTCTCCGAGGTCTTCAACCGCAACCTCACCGGTAACTTCGGTAGCGTCTTCCGCATCCAGTACACCGTGAACTTCTAG